One genomic region from Skermania piniformis encodes:
- a CDS encoding CPBP family intramembrane glutamic endopeptidase codes for MLEPHPDPDAPDPVQRRAIVVEITIVLVVTFGLSGAAALLSLIEDAARPGGLADQQVALNPTRSLLPVIDLLRQLLGVLHLLGWAALGGYLLYCSGATLRSIGLDRLRARADLLAGLGLAALIGIPGLGLYLLSHQLGFSVTVVAAEPDAPWWRLPLLVLTAIANSVAEEVVVVAYLLTRLRHLGWSANRSLLASALLRGSYHLYQGVGGGLGNVVMGVIFGRYWQRTGRLWPLIGAHALIDCVAYLGYSLLRGRVGWLP; via the coding sequence ATGCTCGAACCACACCCCGATCCGGATGCCCCGGACCCTGTCCAGCGGCGCGCGATCGTCGTCGAGATCACGATCGTGCTGGTGGTCACCTTCGGGCTCAGCGGTGCGGCGGCGCTGCTCAGCCTGATCGAGGACGCGGCGCGACCGGGTGGGCTGGCCGACCAGCAGGTGGCGCTGAATCCGACCCGCTCCCTGCTGCCGGTGATCGACCTGCTGCGACAGTTGCTCGGGGTCCTGCACCTGCTCGGTTGGGCGGCGCTCGGCGGCTACCTGCTGTACTGCAGCGGCGCGACGCTGCGCTCGATCGGTCTCGACCGGCTCCGCGCCCGGGCCGATCTACTCGCCGGGCTGGGGCTGGCCGCGCTGATCGGAATCCCCGGGCTCGGGCTGTATCTGCTCTCGCACCAGCTCGGGTTCAGTGTGACCGTTGTGGCGGCCGAGCCGGATGCGCCCTGGTGGCGATTACCGCTGCTGGTGCTGACCGCGATCGCCAACTCGGTCGCGGAGGAGGTCGTGGTCGTCGCTTATCTGCTGACCCGACTGCGCCACCTCGGCTGGTCGGCGAACCGGTCGCTGCTGGCATCGGCGCTGCTCCGCGGCAGCTATCACCTGTACCAGGGCGTCGGCGGGGGCCTCGGTAACGTGGTGATGGGCGTGATCTTCGGCCGGTACTGGCAACGCACCGGCCGGTTGTGGCCACTGATCGGCGCACACGCACTGATCGACTGCGTCGCCTACCTCGGCTACTCGCTGCTGCGCGGCCGAGTCGGCTGGCTGCCGTGA
- a CDS encoding ferritin, giving the protein MTDEFTAAQQYTAIAVYFDSAGLGQLARRFHTLADIERHHALGIIEFLLGRGYPVQVGGIGEIASTFTSPQNAVEFILRREHDTTGRITQLSRLARFGDDYLADRFVQALLADQVEHTARVMTLLTEIYATNGDLAEIDDYAGRDYVRV; this is encoded by the coding sequence ATGACGGATGAGTTCACTGCAGCGCAGCAATATACGGCGATCGCGGTGTATTTCGATTCCGCCGGGCTCGGCCAGTTGGCGCGCCGGTTCCACACGCTGGCCGACATCGAGCGCCATCACGCGCTCGGGATCATCGAATTCCTGCTCGGGCGTGGCTATCCGGTGCAGGTCGGCGGGATCGGCGAGATCGCGTCCACCTTCACGTCACCACAGAACGCGGTGGAGTTCATTCTGCGTCGCGAGCACGACACCACCGGACGGATAACCCAGCTGTCCCGGCTGGCTCGATTCGGCGACGACTACCTGGCCGACCGCTTCGTCCAGGCGTTGCTCGCCGACCAGGTCGAACACACCGCGCGGGTGATGACGTTGCTCACCGAGATCTACGCCACAAACGGCGATCTGGCCGAGATCGACGACTACGCCGGGCGGGACTACGTGCGGGTGTAG
- a CDS encoding DUF2470 domain-containing protein, with the protein MPYSTHAPGPSVAERIRTAATSDTDAMLVVPGADPVPVALHHLRPDCTLVIAIANDSPAVEYARFGGGDSAVVEITDRAPLPLREPVRSLVWLRGTVRAVPWDLQQPTAVAVAAECPAGALLDVGHRTTLLQLTVRSAVLADSTGAESVGVAELRDAPADPFRPMEAEWLRHLAAEHPDVIMRIARRLPAARRGTVYPLAVDRYGLSLRIEGRGGKDSDARLPFPAPVDDIAGLSRAVRALIGCPFRNGARAW; encoded by the coding sequence ATGCCCTACTCCACGCATGCCCCCGGGCCGTCGGTCGCGGAACGAATCCGCACCGCCGCCACCAGCGACACCGACGCGATGCTGGTCGTCCCGGGCGCCGATCCGGTGCCGGTTGCGTTACATCATCTGCGACCGGACTGCACGCTGGTGATCGCGATTGCGAACGACAGCCCGGCAGTCGAGTACGCCCGGTTCGGCGGCGGCGACTCGGCCGTCGTCGAGATCACCGATCGCGCGCCCCTGCCACTGCGGGAACCCGTCCGCTCGCTGGTCTGGCTACGTGGCACGGTACGCGCCGTCCCGTGGGATCTGCAGCAACCGACCGCCGTCGCCGTCGCCGCGGAGTGCCCGGCGGGTGCGCTGCTCGACGTCGGGCACCGGACGACGCTGCTCCAGCTGACCGTGCGGTCGGCGGTTCTGGCCGATTCGACCGGCGCCGAATCGGTCGGGGTCGCCGAACTGCGCGATGCCCCGGCCGATCCGTTCCGGCCGATGGAAGCCGAATGGCTCCGGCATCTCGCCGCCGAGCACCCCGACGTGATCATGCGGATCGCCCGCCGGCTGCCCGCGGCCCGGCGCGGCACGGTCTACCCGTTGGCCGTCGACCGCTACGGCCTATCCCTGCGGATCGAGGGGCGCGGCGGCAAGGACAGTGATGCGCGGCTGCCGTTTCCCGCCCCGGTGGACGACATCGCCGGGCTCAGCCGAGCGGTCCGGGCGCTGATCGGCTGCCCGTTCCGCAACGGCGCCCGCGCCTGGTAA
- a CDS encoding serine hydrolase domain-containing protein — MTRLQEFVDGPVADGRLAGAVALIATTDGDREVAVAGRQAFGGAPMTRDSVFRIASITKPITAAATMALVDRGVLELDAEVRRWLPELADPPVLRRPDGPLDDTEPIERPITVRDLLGFGGGHGFIADFGAPVMAALFGELLQGPPAPAQVPPPAEWLRRLARIPLVHQPGRGWTYNTGADILGVLLSRATEQPLDRVFAELLFEPLGMTDTDFTTPRGGAARMTSLYRGSTLVDGPDGQWSHPPAFPSGAGGLVSTAADWCAFGLMLLNGGRYRGRSVLTEESVRLMTSPQHVAEPGNMFLQDQAWGFGGSVDIVTPEPWNVVGRYGWIGGTGTAGYIYPGAGTVAVWLGQRELQGPDDSDLIGDFLGDVADRVAARHGSQPTRPRSSE, encoded by the coding sequence ATGACCAGACTGCAGGAGTTCGTCGACGGCCCGGTCGCGGACGGGCGACTGGCCGGCGCGGTGGCGCTGATCGCTACCACCGATGGTGATCGAGAGGTGGCGGTGGCCGGGCGACAGGCGTTCGGCGGCGCGCCGATGACCCGGGACTCGGTGTTCCGGATCGCGTCGATCACCAAACCGATCACTGCGGCGGCGACCATGGCGCTGGTCGACCGGGGTGTGCTCGAGCTCGACGCCGAAGTTCGCCGCTGGCTCCCGGAGCTGGCCGATCCGCCGGTGCTGCGCCGACCCGACGGCCCGCTCGACGACACCGAGCCGATCGAGCGTCCGATCACCGTTCGTGACCTGCTCGGCTTCGGCGGTGGCCACGGATTCATCGCCGATTTCGGCGCGCCGGTGATGGCGGCGCTGTTCGGCGAGCTGCTGCAGGGTCCGCCGGCGCCGGCGCAGGTCCCGCCGCCGGCGGAGTGGCTGCGCAGACTCGCGCGGATTCCGCTGGTCCATCAGCCCGGCCGGGGCTGGACGTACAACACCGGTGCCGACATTCTCGGCGTCCTGCTGTCCCGGGCTACCGAACAGCCGCTCGACCGAGTGTTCGCGGAACTGCTCTTCGAGCCGCTCGGAATGACCGATACCGACTTCACGACGCCGCGCGGCGGCGCGGCGCGGATGACGTCGCTCTACCGTGGTTCCACCCTCGTCGACGGGCCGGACGGGCAGTGGTCGCACCCGCCGGCGTTCCCGTCCGGCGCGGGCGGGCTCGTCTCCACCGCCGCCGACTGGTGTGCGTTCGGGCTGATGCTGCTGAACGGTGGCCGCTACCGCGGTCGATCCGTGCTCACCGAGGAATCGGTCCGGCTGATGACCAGCCCGCAGCACGTCGCCGAGCCGGGCAACATGTTCCTGCAGGATCAGGCCTGGGGCTTCGGCGGGAGTGTCGACATCGTGACGCCGGAGCCATGGAATGTCGTGGGCCGATACGGCTGGATCGGTGGCACCGGGACTGCCGGCTACATCTATCCCGGCGCCGGGACGGTTGCCGTCTGGCTCGGTCAGCGCGAGCTGCAAGGTCCCGACGACTCGGACCTGATCGGCGACTTTCTCGGTGACGTCGCCGACCGGGTGGCAGCACGTCACGGCAGCCAGCCGACTCGGCCGCGCAGCAGCGAGTAG
- a CDS encoding metallopeptidase family protein, with amino-acid sequence MSDQRFTELVRDALDRIPPELAVAMDNVVVLVEARDPADDGLLGLYHGIALTERDSYYAGALPDTITIYREPILARCDSDADVVDEVVITVIHEVAHHFGIDDDRLHELGWG; translated from the coding sequence ATGTCCGACCAGCGGTTCACCGAGCTGGTGCGCGATGCGCTGGACCGGATTCCGCCGGAACTCGCGGTCGCCATGGACAACGTGGTGGTGCTGGTGGAAGCCCGCGACCCGGCCGACGACGGGCTGCTCGGCCTCTACCACGGGATCGCGCTGACCGAGCGGGACAGCTATTACGCCGGCGCCCTGCCGGACACGATCACCATCTACCGCGAGCCGATCCTGGCCCGCTGCGATAGCGACGCCGACGTCGTCGACGAGGTGGTGATCACGGTGATCCACGAGGTAGCCCACCACTTCGGGATCGACGACGACCGCCTGCACGAGCTGGGTTGGGGCTGA
- a CDS encoding GNAT family N-acetyltransferase translates to MVIPAVPDGAAPVITFRRLARADFPRLAGWLATPHVQRRWAHEVEPAAIERDFGGSIDGTEPSNSWIVAADAVPIGFIQDYAIDAYPEYVAELTPVTDLPPGAVSIDYFIGDERYLGRGVGTRLIAEFCARLWARYPAAPCLVVPVNSQNPASWRALAAAGFRLIAVADLVPDVPGDPPAHHLMRLDRERGSG, encoded by the coding sequence GTGGTGATTCCGGCGGTTCCGGACGGCGCGGCGCCGGTGATCACCTTTCGCCGCTTGGCCCGGGCCGACTTCCCGCGACTCGCCGGCTGGCTGGCGACCCCGCACGTGCAACGTCGGTGGGCACACGAGGTCGAGCCGGCCGCGATAGAGCGGGACTTCGGCGGCAGCATCGACGGTACCGAGCCGAGCAACTCCTGGATCGTGGCCGCCGACGCCGTCCCGATCGGATTCATCCAGGACTACGCCATCGACGCGTATCCGGAGTACGTTGCCGAGCTGACACCGGTCACCGATCTGCCGCCCGGGGCGGTCAGCATCGACTACTTCATCGGTGACGAGCGTTATCTCGGCCGCGGCGTCGGAACTCGGCTGATCGCCGAATTCTGTGCTCGCTTGTGGGCGCGCTATCCGGCGGCGCCTTGCCTGGTGGTGCCGGTGAACTCCCAGAACCCGGCCTCGTGGCGGGCGCTGGCCGCCGCCGGGTTTCGCCTGATCGCCGTCGCCGATCTGGTCCCGGACGTGCCCGGAGACCCGCCGGCGCACCACCTGATGCGGTTGGACCGCGAACGCGGATCGGGCTGA
- the pheA gene encoding prephenate dehydratase, with the protein MPRIAYLGPSGTFTEMALDRLVAAGGFAGAVDRVGAASQPAALELVRREEAAGAVVPIESSVEGSVAATLDSLAQGRRLQIVGEVELPISFTVVARPGLARADVRTVAGYPVATAQVRHWLARELPDAESVLAASNAAAAELVAAGAADAGVSTALAGARLGLAVLADGVADVAAAVTRFVHVTLPTAAPPRTGTDRTSLVLLALPNEPGSLMRAFAEFATRGIDLTRIESRPTQTGLGSYRFHIDCVGHIDDPAIAEALKALHRLADVRYLGSWPATSSAGRPPPADDEAAGWLAGVRKGVEG; encoded by the coding sequence GTGCCGCGCATCGCCTATCTGGGTCCGTCCGGAACCTTCACCGAGATGGCGCTGGATCGGCTGGTGGCGGCGGGTGGCTTCGCCGGTGCGGTGGACCGGGTCGGCGCCGCCAGCCAGCCGGCCGCGCTGGAGCTGGTGCGCCGAGAGGAGGCGGCCGGTGCGGTGGTGCCGATCGAGAGTTCGGTCGAAGGGTCGGTCGCGGCCACCCTCGACTCGCTCGCCCAGGGCCGCCGGTTGCAGATCGTCGGCGAGGTCGAGTTGCCGATCAGCTTCACCGTCGTCGCCCGGCCCGGCCTGGCCCGCGCGGACGTCCGGACCGTTGCCGGGTACCCGGTGGCGACCGCGCAGGTACGGCACTGGTTGGCCCGAGAGTTGCCGGACGCCGAGAGTGTGCTCGCCGCTTCGAACGCCGCCGCTGCCGAACTGGTCGCCGCCGGTGCCGCCGACGCCGGGGTGTCCACGGCGCTGGCCGGTGCTCGGCTGGGTTTGGCGGTGTTGGCCGACGGGGTCGCCGACGTGGCGGCCGCGGTGACCCGGTTCGTGCACGTGACGCTGCCGACCGCGGCACCGCCGCGAACCGGCACCGACCGAACCTCGCTGGTGCTGCTCGCGTTGCCCAACGAGCCCGGTTCCCTGATGCGGGCGTTCGCCGAGTTCGCCACCCGGGGAATCGACCTGACCCGAATCGAATCTCGGCCGACGCAGACCGGGCTGGGCAGTTACCGGTTCCACATCGACTGCGTCGGGCACATCGACGACCCGGCGATCGCCGAGGCGCTCAAGGCGCTGCATCGGCTGGCCGATGTGCGGTATCTCGGGTCGTGGCCGGCGACGTCGTCGGCCGGTCGTCCGCCGCCCGCGGACGACGAGGCCGCCGGCTGGTTGGCCGGGGTGCGGAAGGGAGTCGAGGGGTGA
- the ligD gene encoding non-homologous end-joining DNA ligase: protein MAGSSPSIELEIGDRTVRISNPDRVYFPRSAATKLDLVDYYRSVGDGIVRALRERPCMLHRFPDGLAGAKVHQKRVPRSAPDWLETVRVHFPRYNRTADELCVTELAHVIWAVQMSTVEFHPWNSRRGHVEYPDEWRIDLDPMPDCPYSRVRRVAQVAREVLDELGAVGWPKTSGGKGMHVYVRIAPEHGFAEVRRAALAFAREVERRAPADVTTTWWRKDRDPKLLFVDYNQNARDHTIAAAYSVRGNQRGTVSAPLRWDEVDVAEPDDFTMQTMPARFAELGDLHAGIDDAVFDIAPLLEWAERDGTEPADLDEPE, encoded by the coding sequence GTGGCCGGTAGCTCCCCGTCGATCGAGCTGGAGATAGGCGACCGAACGGTGCGGATCTCCAACCCGGATCGGGTGTATTTTCCGCGCTCCGCGGCGACCAAGCTCGACCTTGTCGACTACTACCGCAGCGTCGGCGACGGGATCGTGCGGGCGCTCCGCGAGCGGCCGTGCATGCTGCATCGGTTTCCGGATGGTTTGGCGGGTGCGAAGGTCCACCAGAAGCGGGTACCGCGCAGTGCGCCGGACTGGCTGGAGACGGTTCGCGTGCACTTTCCGCGGTACAACCGGACCGCGGACGAGCTGTGTGTGACCGAACTGGCGCACGTGATCTGGGCGGTGCAGATGTCGACGGTCGAGTTCCATCCGTGGAACTCGCGCCGGGGCCACGTGGAGTACCCCGACGAATGGCGGATCGACCTGGACCCGATGCCGGACTGCCCGTACTCCCGGGTCCGCCGGGTCGCCCAGGTCGCCCGCGAGGTGCTCGACGAACTGGGTGCGGTCGGCTGGCCGAAGACCTCCGGCGGCAAGGGAATGCACGTCTATGTGCGGATCGCCCCGGAACACGGGTTCGCCGAGGTCCGGCGGGCCGCGCTGGCGTTCGCCCGGGAAGTGGAGCGCCGTGCCCCCGCGGATGTGACGACCACCTGGTGGCGCAAGGACCGGGACCCGAAACTGCTGTTCGTCGACTACAACCAGAACGCCCGCGACCACACCATCGCCGCCGCGTACTCGGTGCGGGGCAATCAGCGCGGCACGGTGTCCGCCCCGCTGCGTTGGGACGAGGTCGACGTCGCCGAGCCGGACGACTTCACCATGCAGACGATGCCGGCGCGGTTTGCCGAGCTCGGCGACCTGCACGCCGGCATCGACGACGCCGTGTTCGACATCGCCCCGCTGCTGGAATGGGCCGAGCGGGACGGCACCGAGCCGGCCGACCTGGACGAGCCGGAGTAG
- a CDS encoding DUF5926 family protein — MGKSKRNTPKPGGNRAQRLADRQAEREQGGVAAARPFQGLAAECDLVALREFVPSATAPLPVAEGSRAVVLATVLPGAVAGLARVQDGTDTGYVGIQTQHESANPSRDLAAAIGWAQNSALGDSLATAEADASTPELSAVIDAGVPLEITVHADFNWWIPAGVQPDPQVAATVERANAAIMPSARLSGLDAAWWVDAGERAHLRWVRPEPEDALMLALARLHAGGFLSLGEGSRFAGSFRTHGLLVPVFDLDRERHPDEWIDPATEFGKRLAEAAASDVPLSSAERRSRDGLRSRQITLR, encoded by the coding sequence ATGGGCAAGAGCAAGCGGAACACTCCGAAGCCGGGCGGTAACCGGGCGCAGCGACTCGCCGACCGCCAGGCCGAGCGGGAGCAGGGCGGCGTCGCCGCAGCCCGGCCGTTCCAGGGCCTCGCGGCGGAGTGTGATCTGGTTGCGCTGCGCGAGTTCGTGCCGTCCGCGACCGCGCCGCTGCCGGTTGCCGAGGGGTCCCGCGCGGTGGTGCTGGCCACGGTGCTCCCCGGTGCGGTGGCCGGGCTGGCTCGGGTGCAGGACGGGACGGACACCGGTTACGTCGGGATTCAGACCCAGCACGAGTCGGCGAACCCGAGCAGAGATCTCGCCGCCGCGATCGGTTGGGCCCAGAACTCGGCGCTCGGTGATTCGCTTGCTACCGCCGAGGCCGATGCGAGTACCCCGGAACTGTCGGCGGTGATCGACGCCGGCGTGCCGCTCGAGATCACCGTGCACGCCGATTTCAACTGGTGGATTCCGGCCGGGGTGCAACCCGACCCGCAGGTCGCGGCCACGGTGGAGCGAGCGAATGCCGCGATCATGCCCTCGGCCCGACTGTCCGGCTTGGACGCGGCGTGGTGGGTGGACGCGGGGGAGCGGGCCCACCTGCGTTGGGTCCGCCCGGAGCCCGAGGACGCGCTGATGCTGGCGCTGGCCCGGCTGCATGCGGGCGGGTTCCTGAGCCTGGGTGAGGGTTCCCGGTTTGCCGGATCGTTCCGCACGCACGGGCTGTTGGTCCCGGTCTTCGACCTGGATCGCGAGCGTCACCCGGACGAATGGATCGACCCGGCCACCGAGTTCGGCAAGCGGCTGGCCGAGGCCGCCGCGTCGGACGTGCCGCTCAGCTCGGCGGAGCGCCGGTCCCGCGACGGCCTGCGCAGCCGGCAGATCACCCTGCGCTGA
- a CDS encoding MFS transporter produces the protein MSVSLVVASMATLYTALAEIAVATGATQIQLTWVIDGYTLALACLVLPAGAIGDRYGRRKVMLIGLGVFSAASCVPLVLTDPGWLIAARAVAGVGAALVMPSTLSIMTAEFPESKNQGVALWAAVAGTSAALGILAAGAIMSVMSWQFIFVGFAGIGLVLFAAGFALPESYDPAHAKIDVHGAIWAAVTVGALVWATIEAPLRGWLDPLVLVLFAVAAGSAAIFVMVERRADHPLLQLQLFTNRSFGSGAVSVTLQFFLILGIYILVVQFLQLILGYDPLPSAYALVPMFAPVILAAFPAVWLAEKLGLRTVFLVGFLAIGAGLLVISRLDLSSGYVDVLWPFLIVSVGTGLVAAPGTLAIVDNTPMAKQGVAAAVNDVTREVGAALGIALSGSLLAAGYSAQLTPMLPNLPEPVRGPVSDSLAAALAVTDRLGPAAQPLADIARSAFLHGFSQAATVMAWASLAAAVILGIWAPGPTRRDTGTAIGASETSASKISAG, from the coding sequence ATGTCCGTCTCGCTGGTGGTGGCGTCGATGGCGACGCTGTACACCGCGCTGGCCGAGATCGCGGTCGCCACCGGCGCCACCCAGATCCAACTGACCTGGGTGATCGACGGCTACACCCTCGCCCTGGCCTGCCTCGTGCTGCCCGCGGGCGCGATCGGTGATCGCTACGGCCGGCGCAAGGTGATGCTGATCGGCTTGGGCGTGTTCAGCGCCGCCTCGTGCGTCCCGCTGGTTCTCACCGATCCCGGTTGGTTGATCGCCGCGCGGGCGGTCGCGGGTGTCGGCGCCGCCCTGGTGATGCCGTCGACCTTGTCGATCATGACCGCCGAGTTCCCGGAATCGAAGAACCAGGGCGTCGCGCTCTGGGCCGCGGTCGCCGGGACCAGCGCGGCGCTCGGCATCCTGGCCGCCGGCGCCATCATGAGCGTGATGTCCTGGCAGTTCATCTTCGTCGGATTCGCCGGAATCGGCCTGGTGCTGTTCGCCGCAGGGTTCGCCCTGCCGGAGTCGTACGACCCCGCGCACGCGAAAATAGATGTCCACGGAGCGATCTGGGCGGCGGTCACGGTCGGTGCGCTGGTCTGGGCGACGATCGAGGCGCCGCTGCGGGGCTGGCTCGACCCGCTGGTCCTGGTGCTGTTCGCGGTGGCCGCCGGCAGCGCGGCAATCTTCGTCATGGTCGAACGGCGGGCCGACCATCCGCTGTTGCAGCTGCAGCTCTTCACCAATCGCAGCTTCGGCAGCGGCGCGGTATCGGTCACACTGCAGTTCTTCCTCATCCTCGGCATCTACATCCTCGTGGTGCAGTTTCTCCAGCTCATCCTGGGCTACGACCCCTTGCCGTCGGCGTACGCGCTGGTACCGATGTTCGCGCCGGTCATCCTGGCTGCCTTCCCGGCCGTCTGGCTGGCCGAGAAGCTGGGCTTGCGCACGGTATTCCTGGTCGGGTTTCTCGCCATCGGGGCCGGGCTGCTCGTGATCAGCCGGCTCGACCTGAGCAGCGGCTACGTCGATGTGCTCTGGCCGTTCCTGATCGTCAGCGTGGGCACCGGACTCGTCGCAGCGCCGGGCACGTTGGCGATCGTGGACAACACGCCGATGGCGAAGCAGGGCGTTGCCGCCGCGGTGAACGACGTCACCCGGGAGGTCGGCGCCGCACTCGGGATCGCGCTGTCGGGCAGCTTGCTGGCCGCGGGTTACAGCGCCCAGCTGACGCCGATGCTGCCGAACCTGCCGGAACCGGTCCGCGGCCCGGTTTCGGACTCACTCGCCGCCGCGCTGGCGGTCACCGATCGGCTCGGTCCGGCGGCACAACCCCTTGCCGACATCGCGCGATCGGCGTTCCTGCACGGCTTTTCCCAAGCGGCGACGGTGATGGCCTGGGCAAGCCTGGCCGCCGCGGTGATCCTCGGTATCTGGGCGCCCGGTCCCACCCGCCGGGATACCGGTACCGCAATCGGCGCTTCGGAAACCAGCGCTTCGAAAATCAGCGCAGGGTGA
- a CDS encoding histidine phosphatase family protein yields MTARLILVRHGETEGNVVRRLDTRLPGAALTPAGEQQARELGAALARTPPVALVSSQALRARQTAALIAAATGVADRAVAGLQEVQAGDLEDRTDDAAHAVFRDTMHAWFDGDLDARIPGGESGADLLARFLPVLADLRVRYLDPQERDLGAPRGDLVVVAHGTAIRLAASALATLPGRFVAVNYLRNTGTVELVPVADGWKCVRWGTLTPPFPVDKVDRTAPAEPMG; encoded by the coding sequence GTGACCGCGCGGCTGATCCTGGTGCGACACGGGGAAACCGAAGGCAACGTCGTGCGCCGGCTGGATACTCGGCTGCCCGGCGCCGCCCTGACCCCGGCCGGTGAGCAGCAGGCTCGCGAGCTGGGGGCCGCGTTGGCCCGCACCCCGCCGGTCGCGCTGGTGTCGTCGCAGGCGTTGCGCGCCCGACAGACCGCGGCGCTGATCGCCGCGGCCACCGGGGTGGCCGACCGAGCGGTCGCCGGGTTGCAGGAGGTCCAGGCCGGCGATCTGGAGGACCGTACCGACGACGCGGCACATGCCGTGTTCCGGGACACGATGCACGCCTGGTTCGACGGTGACCTCGACGCGCGGATCCCCGGGGGCGAGTCCGGCGCCGACCTGCTCGCCCGGTTCCTGCCGGTGCTGGCGGACCTGCGGGTTCGTTACCTCGACCCACAAGAGCGCGATCTCGGTGCGCCCCGCGGGGACCTGGTGGTCGTCGCCCACGGCACGGCGATCCGGTTGGCGGCGAGCGCGCTGGCCACGCTTCCCGGGCGGTTCGTTGCGGTGAATTATCTGCGCAACACCGGCACCGTCGAACTGGTCCCGGTCGCCGACGGCTGGAAATGTGTCCGGTGGGGGACGCTGACGCCACCGTTTCCGGTCGACAAGGTCGACCGGACCGCGCCGGCCGAGCCGATGGGCTGA
- a CDS encoding LCP family protein produces MIRRDGRPDPHRRDPNLAWSQLPPAPPRRNPPPRGNPPYQPPPRRRTTDDGVRYAPTQRPEPFTDDRRQPPPRRTGRSRPAPPARSPRPPRQARSPRHGRPLWRRLLGPGLGTKLLVTAVALLFSIVVTLIWVDRSLNRIDALADYDGRPGSSVGTNWLLVGSDSRVGLTPDQEQELTTGGDVGPERTDTIILIHIPRFGGHSTMVSIPRDSYVSIPGNGKDKINAAYAFGGPQLLVQTVEGATGLRIDHYAEIGFGGFAGMVDAIGGLDICVKQPMDDPMAGINLAPGCQELDGTQALGFVRSRYVLAGGDLDRIQNQRQFLSALLSKATSPSTLLNPFRLWPLITGTTRSLTVDSGDHVWSLASLGWALRDNPVTTTVPVSGTEDVDGSGNVLLWDRSRAGPLFDDLAHDRALPAELITTGGS; encoded by the coding sequence GTGATCCGGCGTGACGGCCGACCGGACCCGCACCGGCGCGACCCGAACCTTGCCTGGTCTCAGCTGCCGCCCGCGCCACCCCGGCGAAATCCACCGCCGCGGGGAAACCCGCCGTACCAGCCGCCACCGCGGCGCCGAACGACCGACGACGGCGTGCGGTATGCGCCGACGCAACGACCGGAGCCGTTCACCGACGACCGGCGGCAGCCACCACCCCGCCGAACCGGACGATCCCGCCCCGCCCCGCCTGCTCGATCGCCCCGACCTCCCCGACAGGCCCGATCTCCTCGACATGGCCGACCGCTGTGGCGGCGGCTGCTCGGTCCCGGGCTCGGCACCAAACTGCTGGTCACGGCAGTCGCACTGCTGTTTTCGATCGTCGTCACGCTGATCTGGGTGGACCGCTCGCTGAACCGGATCGATGCATTGGCCGACTACGACGGCCGCCCGGGCAGCTCGGTGGGTACCAACTGGCTGCTGGTCGGCTCCGACAGCCGCGTCGGACTGACCCCGGACCAGGAACAGGAACTCACCACCGGCGGCGACGTCGGCCCGGAACGCACCGACACGATCATCCTGATCCACATCCCGCGCTTCGGCGGCCACTCGACGATGGTGAGCATCCCGCGGGATTCCTACGTGTCGATCCCGGGCAACGGCAAGGACAAGATCAACGCGGCGTATGCCTTCGGTGGCCCGCAGCTGCTCGTGCAGACCGTCGAGGGCGCCACCGGCCTGCGGATCGACCATTACGCCGAAATCGGGTTCGGCGGCTTCGCCGGCATGGTGGATGCCATAGGTGGGCTGGACATCTGCGTGAAGCAGCCGATGGATGACCCGATGGCCGGGATCAACCTGGCCCCGGGATGTCAGGAGCTCGACGGCACGCAGGCGCTCGGCTTCGTCCGATCCCGATACGTCCTGGCCGGCGGCGATCTGGACCGGATACAGAATCAGCGACAGTTCCTGTCCGCACTGCTGAGCAAGGCGACCAGCCCGAGCACGCTGCTCAATCCCTTCCGGCTGTGGCCGTTGATCACCGGCACCACCCGTTCGCTGACGGTCGATTCCGGCGATCACGTCTGGAGCCTCGCCTCGCTCGGCTGGGCGCTGCGCGACAACCCGGTCACCACGACCGTGCCGGTGTCCGGCACCGAGGACGTGGACGGCAGCGGCAACGTGCTGCTCTGGGATCGCAGCCGGGCGGGGCCGTTGTTCGACGACCTCGCGCACGACCGTGCGCTCCCGGCCGAGCTGATCACCACCGGCGGGTCCTGA